Proteins from a genomic interval of Lolium perenne isolate Kyuss_39 chromosome 1, Kyuss_2.0, whole genome shotgun sequence:
- the LOC127307489 gene encoding gibberellin 3-beta-dioxygenase 1: MASIQNAAATLDFLAAKCVPESHVWTEQKDYPVVSESAGHDAVPVVDMGDATDYAIAAVARSAEEWGGFLLVGHGVPIELLTRVEEQIKGLFALPALEKERAARGGGYGYGVPPYILSFSKLMWSEGYTFSADDVRSEFRRIWPNGGDDYMRFCDVMEEFHKEMRALSKKVLDMFYKALGISADHIANGEVESQIRDTMTTTMHLNMYPKCPEPERAMGLAPHTDSGFFTLILQSLVPGLQLLRRGPERWVTVPAMPGALAVVIGDLLHVLTNGRFHSVLHRAIVNQDHERVSVPYFLGPPKDMKVAPLPAAILPGRKAAFRSVTWREYMVVREKMFGKDSSALAMLRVTEDERDAELAPGMN, encoded by the exons ATGGCGTCCATCCAGAATGCCGCTGCCACCCTCGACTTCCTCGCGGCGAAGTGCGTTCCGGAGTCCCACGTGTGGACGGAGCAGAAGGACTATCCGGTGGTGTCAGAGTCAGCAGGGCATGATGCAGTGCCTGTGGTTGACATGGGCGATGCCACAGACTATGCCATCGCCGCTGTGGCGCGGTCAGCGGAGGAGTGGGGTGGTTTCCTCCTCGTCGGACACGGCGTGCCGATCGAGCTCCTGACGCGTGTAGAAGAGCAGATCAAGGGCTTGTTCGCGCTCCCGGCTCTAGAGAAGGAGAGAGCCGCGCGTGGCGGAGGCTACGGCTACGGCGTGCCGCCCTACATTCTTTCCTTCTCCAAGCTGATGTGGTCGGAGGGATATACCTTCTCCGCTGATGATGTCCGCTCGGAGTTTCGACGGATATGGCCCAACGGCGGCGACGACTACATGCGCTTCTG CGATGTGATGGAGGAGTTCCACAAGGAGATGAGAGCCCTCAGTAAGAAGGTGCTCGACATGTTCTACAAGGCGCTAGGGATTAGCGCTGACCACATCGCCAACGGCGAGGTGGAAAGCCAAATCCGTGACACCATGACGACCACCATGCACCTGAACAT GTACCCCAAGTGTCCGGAACCGGAGCGCGCGATGGGGCTCGCGCCGCACACGGACTCGGGCTTCTTCACGCTCATCCTGCAGAGCCTCGTGCCGGGGCTGCAGCTACTTCGACGCGGGCCTGAGCGGTGGGTCACCGTGCCCGCCATGCCCGGGGCGCTTGCCGTCGTCATCGGCGACCTCTTGCACGTCCTCACCAACGGCCGATTCCATAGCGTGCTTCATCGGGCCATCGTAAACCAGGATCACGAGCGCGTTTCCGTGCCTTATTTTCTCGGGCCGCCGAAGGACATGAAGGTGGCTCCACTCCCCGCGGCGATTCTTCCGGGGAGGAAAGCTGCGTTTCGTAGCGTGACATGGCGAGAATACATGGTTGTAAGGGAGAAGATGTTCGGTAAGGACTCGTCAGCTCTGGCAATGTTGCGGGTGACAGAGGATGAAAGAGATGCAGAGCTTGCCCCAGGGATGAACTGA